A single region of the Anaerolineales bacterium genome encodes:
- a CDS encoding helix-turn-helix transcriptional regulator codes for MDQVELGLRIRRARERIGMSQESFSEAVKRDQKAVSEYENGKRKLPATELPTFARVLGVPVSYFFEGDFQVDDLDQLLLQEFHTLPTQEDKQAAIQAVQLISDTIKRHSSE; via the coding sequence GTGGATCAAGTTGAATTAGGCTTACGCATTCGTCGCGCCCGCGAACGTATCGGCATGTCTCAAGAGTCATTCTCCGAGGCCGTTAAGCGCGATCAAAAAGCAGTCTCAGAGTACGAAAACGGCAAACGGAAGTTACCTGCCACAGAACTTCCAACGTTTGCTCGTGTATTAGGTGTGCCTGTCTCATATTTTTTTGAAGGCGACTTTCAGGTAGATGATCTTGACCAACTCTTGCTCCAAGAGTTTCATACACTTCCTACCCAAGAGGATAAGCAGGCAGCTATTCAAGCAGTACAGCTTATTTCAGATACGATAAAGCGACACTCCTCAGAATAG